GTTCACGGCGCTCAGTTGGACAAGCCGTCCACGACACAGAATGAATAGAAAGCCCAGAGTCTTCAAGGAAATTCCACCTTGAGACTCTGGGCTTGATCAGGTTACTGCTATCATCCTAGCCGCTCCAGCCGGACGTTTACCATTGCCCGGCCCATAGCCGTCTTCGAAGCTCCATCTCTTCATACACCTGCTCCAGGGACACCCCCATGGACTGGCCCGCAATATTTACGGGAGTGCCGACGAGACGCTGGTTGATGGCCATCAGCCAGCGTCTCCACCCGCGTTGCCGGGCCAGATAGGCCTTGGGATCGGTAAGGTAGATACAGATGTTTTTTTGCCCGGAGTAGCGGATCAGGCGGATATCGGAAATCTCCTCCCACATCAGCCGGCCTGCGGGAATAGCGGAAGACTGGTCATCAATTCCCTGGGCATCCACCACAATCAGCGGTGTGCGGCGCAGCAGCATGATAAGCAGAACCAGTGCCGACAGGCCAAACAGCACTGTGCAGACGATTCCCAGCGTGAGCAGAAGGATGGCGAGATCCGGCGTCACCCCTTGGGACCATACCAGAAATTGAATCCCCACTATCACAAAAAGCAGCGCTCCCGCAAGCATCAACAAGATTTTCACCCGTGAAGCTGCCACCACAAACGGCTGATAGCCTCCATCGTTATACCGCCGGTTATCCATCATATCCTTCCTCCTTCAGGTCCCTTCCGCGATCAGCGGGCACGGGCCGCTCCCTCTGTATATGTACATAGTGTCGGTAATATTATACGAAACTCTACCTATCGCTTACCTCGCCCGTGTGCATCTGAAACAAAGGGTACGCCGCACCAAGCTCCGGTATTTTGTTATTCCTGGCAGGAAAAGATGCTTGCGCTTTCGCACCTCCGCCGCACCAAGTATGGTCGGTTTTTCGACCTTATTTCGCCATCGCACCTCCGCCGCACCAAATGTAGTCGGTTTTTCGACCTTATCCGGACCTCGCAACTCCGCCGCGCCAAATGTAATCGGTTTTTCGACCTTATCCGGACCTCGCAACTCCACCGCGCCAAATGTAGTCGGTTTTTCGACCTTATCCGGCCCTCGCAACTCCGCCGCGCCAAATGTGGTCGGTTTTTCGACCTTATCCGGACCTCGCACCTCCGCCGCACCAAATGTGGTCGGTGAAATCAGCGAAGTCATCCCTGCAACTTATCCACACCGGACGAAAATCATAGTTTCCTGATCAAGAACAAGAGGGCCCTCCGGCAATTCACCGGAAAGGCCCCCTCTATAAGCTTGTCTTGCTCTAAATCAGACCGGACTGCTGCAGCAGTCGCTGGATAACCGCCGCAACCTCTGCTCTGGTAATGAACGCTTGCGGGTTCAGCGATGAGGCGGTTCTTCCCTTCATCACCTGGGAGGCAACCGAGTAAGCCGCAGCTTCCTTGGCCCACCCGGCAACTGCTGAGGCATCCTTGTAAGGCTGGAGTACCTTCGCAGCATCTGCGCCGTCTACCTTGATCTTAAGGCCAGTGATGCTCATTGCCCGTGCAGTCATGGTCATGGCTTCCTGCCGGGTAATCTTGCCCTGGGGCCGGAAGGTGTTGTCCTCATACCCGGAGATCAGCCCCATCCGGTACGCCGTGTTCACTGCAGAAGCGTACCACGCGGAACTGTCTACATCGCGGAATGCTGACGTTCCTTGTTCAAGACGCAGTCCCAGCCCGCGGACCAGAATGGCCGCGAACTCTGCACGGGTAATGTCCGCATTCGGATGGAATGCGCCTTCGCCCACACCGTTAATGACTAGGCGCGAGCCCATATCGTTAACGGCATCCTTGGACCAATGGGAGGCAACGTCCGCGAATTCAAGCGGATGCCAGAGCACACCATAATCGCTGTTCGTCACACTGTTAATCTGCGCGTAATACATATCATTTACTTTGGTCACCTTGGTAGGTACGTGACGCAGTGTGCCATCGGGCTCAAGCACCACTCCGGTAGTGATCCTGTTCGGGTCCACTCCCTGAGGCAGTGCAACTGTTCGTTCCACGTAGATACTGTAATCCTTAATCTCGATACTCTTGCCTGCATATACCGCATTGACGGTAAAAGTAACCGGCGCAGCAATCAGGGTCGCGCCCTGCTTGGCAGCCTTGGCTTCTGCGGCCTTGGCAGCCTCGGCGCTGAACAGCTCGATATGCACCTGGAGCGTAATATCCTCCAGCTTCACATCGCTGCCCAGTTGGCCCGCCAGCCGGGCCATGCGGATCTGGCTGGCCGGAATCTTGTAGGCTCCGGCAGGAGTATCCAGAATGAGAGTCGCTTCCTGATCCTCCATGTTCTGGACCATTTGGCCTGTTAATTGCCCAACTACAATGTCCGAAGCGGCGGTCCAGGGGATCGTCACTACCGCTCCCCGGCCTGCTGCATCCAGCTTGGCCTGCAATTTGGCCGGATCTACATCAATGGTGGTTACCACCTGCTGATTTACTCTTGTAATGGTCGCAATGCCAGCGTACTCCACTTTGCCGTTAACCAGCACTTCCACGCTTTGGGTGCTAGGCTTAGCAGGAGCAGCCGGGGTTGGCGTTGCAGCCGGTCCTGTCCCCCCGCCTGATGCTGGTGTTGCTGCCGGTTCAGGGGTTGGGGATGGTGTAGTCTCCACAGGCGGTACAACAACAGGTTCATCTGCCACGATGGCTTTCACCCAGCCGAAGCGTACCACGCGTCCTGAGGCATCCACCTCAGCGACAGCAATCCGGTCCCCTTCTCTGGCCGCAATCAGACCATTCTCAGGCAACTTGGAATAACCGGACAGCAGTTCGCCCGTCTCAGGGGTAAGCAGCAGGCCTTGTCCGAAATTGACATACAGCAGAGCATTGCCTGCCTTGGCTTGCGCACTGATGAGCGTTAAGCCGTCATTGCTTGCGCCAGCCGGATCTGAAGAGGCTACGCTTAACCCTCCGGCGGCCGAATCGGAAACAACTTGCGCGGTGGCTGTGCCATATTTGACAACCTTGCCGCTGGCATCGATTTCGGCAACCCCGATATGATCCCCGTCAACGGCAGGAATAAGGCCGTCTTCTGGGATGGCAAGATAACCCTCCAGGATATCCCCTGTGCCTGGCTTCTGCACAGCATGTCTGCCGAAATTCAGGTAGACCAGCTTATTGCCGGCCCCTGCCGGGGTCTGGACACTGAGCTTCGTCTTGCCGTCGGTTCCTGCTCCAGCCGGGTCGGTTGCCGCAGCAGTCAGGCCCTTAGCTGCATCTTCCGCTTCCACAACCGCCTGCAACGCTGCGAACCGCACAACCTTGCCGCTCGCATCCACCTCGGCGATCCCCAGGCTGTCCCCGTTCTGCGCATCTACCAGACCGTCTGCCGCAAGCTCCGCGTATCCCAGACCCTCCAGGCTGCTTCCGGTATCCGGGACACGTACCGGCTCCCGCTTGAAGTTCACATACACCAGCTTGTTACCGCTGGCTGCACTGGCGCTTACCCGGGTCTTGCCGTCAGTTCCGCTGCCAGCCGGATCACTGGCCGCAGCGCTCAGGCCCTTCGCTTCCGTCTCGGAGGATACCTCCGCTTCGGCAACACCGTAGCGGATCACCTTGCCGTCTGCATCCACCTCGGCAATTCCAATTCTATCGCCCCGCTCCGCCGGAATCACTCCATCCGCCGGCAGCTCGGTATAGCCCGTCAGTTCCTGACCCTGGCTTGGCTCTGTAACCTCACCTCTCGCGAAGTTCACATACACCAGCTTGTTGCCGCTGCATGCTCCGGCAATCATCCGGGTCTTACCGTTGTTCTCGGTTCCGGCCGGATCAACGGAGACCACCGGAAGTACAGCAGGCGAAGGCAATACCTTGGCTACCGCCAAGCCGAACCGCACAACCTTGCCGCTGGCATCCACTTCCGCAACCGCGAGCTTGTCTCCATTCACGGCTTCAATCAGGCCGTTGTCCGGAAGAACAGTATAGCCGCTCAATTCTTCTCCGAGACCAGGCACCTGCAAGATGCCGTCCTGCACATTCAGGTACAGCAGCCGGTTGCCCGGCAGCACCGTCTCTTGGACGGACAATCTTGTCTTCCCGTCATTCGCCCTGCCGGAAGGATCGGTGGATACCGCCGTCAAGCCTGAAGCATCGTTATTGAATGGAACGGTATAGACGCCCGAGACATTGCCGGCACGGTCAATCGTTTTGATGTGCGCGTAATAGGTCACTCCCCGTTCAAGAGCACCCGGGATCGCGTAGCTGTATGTTGCAGTAGTCACCGTATTCCCGGGAACGTTCCCCTCCGGGTCAGTGTCAACCGTAACAGCGTACCCTTGCACACCTGTCGTTACAGTGGCTGTGGTCTCTGAAGACTGGCGGCTGGTGCCGTCCACATAGGAGGTTGCCTTCAAATAGTAGGCATAGCTGCTGCCGTTATCCTTAGGTTCATTCCATGTCAGCACAGGTTGGCCGGAGGCACTGTCATAAGTGAGGATGGCCTGGCCGCTAACCGGATCGGGAGCTGCCACATCCTGCGACATCCGGTCATCGAAGCTGTTCGAGGTCGAGGTCTGCGCCAGGTAGAACAGCGTGTTGGCCAGAATTTTCTGCTCATCTTCTGTCGCGCTGCCATTGCTGTGCCCGGTCTGAATCAGGGCCGCATTATTCCAGGTGGTCAGGTAGAAGTTGTTCGTGCCGGGCTTGCCGTTATAGGTATTGATCTCCCGGGTACTCCCCCAATCAGGGGAGACGTACTTGAACCATACATCGCCTTTGGCAAACTGGAAATAACTATGGGATTGCGGAACAGTCAGAACCGTCCCGACATCGCCGAGCGCATAAGGATAGTTCATCGGGAAGCCGCGGCGCTCAACACCCACCCGGGTACCTCCGGTTGTCGGAATGTCGGGATTATAGTACCCCTCCTGGAAGTTGACATCCAAATTGAGATATTTGGCCGCCAGATCAATCAGATGCGTATGGTAGAAGCTGGCCGTGTCATGCCCCATCAGCACACCGCCGCCGTAGCGGATGAAGGCCTCTACCGCCTCATGCGATTCTCCCGACAGGTCGCGCCGGTTATTGGCATCCCATGCGCCGAAATACAGCACATCATAAGCATATGCCCCGTTGGCATCCTTCGCCAGATAGTGGGCGTAGTTGGCCCCGGGATCACTGCCGTTGAATTCGCTCATGGACACCTTGTCCACCTGCATCGTATAGCCGCTTGGATTGCCCCAAGTGCTCATCCAGTTCTGTAAGCCGTCAGAGCCGGGCATATCCGGGTACACATTCAGCACCTTGATATCATTCTTCAGCGGAATCGATTGGAATTCATCCAGCCCGTCCCCGCCGGTATCTCTCTGATATACCATATAGTATTCCTGGCCTGCCAGAGAGGAGGTCCAGTTCAGCTTCACCAGATTGTTCTCGTTATCGCCCGCCGCTGTCAGTGCGGGGGGAACTGTAACGCCTACAGTAACCTCGGTTGCCGCTGAAGCAAAGGAGGAGGAGGCAGCGGCCGTCCGCACCTCATAGGTGCCGGCCTCAAGCCCGGTGGCTGCAGGTCCGGTGGCTGTGATCCACGGGCCTGTCCCCTTGATCCGGTATTGCATATTCGTGTTCAAGCCCGTGAGCTTGCCGTCGGCTGCACCTGCTTGCGATACACTACCGGCGTTAACGCCAGTTGGCGCAGCGGGACGGGACGGAAGACTGATCGACCAGGCTGGCGTTCCGCCTTCGGTGTCCTCTTCCAGTGACCATGTGCCGCTAAGCCAGGCTTCGTCAATTGCAATCTTACCGGATGCATCTGCCGTTACATAAGTGGCCCCGGTTACACTTGTTGTGTCAGTGAGCTTATAGCTTGCGCCTGGTGTCAGGCCGCTAAATTGCTCTGTCTTGTAATCAATGCCGGGTCCCCGGTACTGCGCGTACACGGTCATATCCCGGTTAAAAATATAGTCCGCTGTAACTTGCTCTCCCCCGGATGCCATAGTGAACCAGCCGATGAACTCAGCTCCGCTCTTGACGGCATCTCCAGGCAATACTTCCAGCTTGCCGGACAAATCGGTTACCAGCGTGGGCACCGGGCTATCGCCGCCATTGCCGTCAAAGACAACCGTGCGCGGCATCGTCAGGTGATACTTGTACTCCGTAGTTCCCGAGATAGCAGCATAGGTCCGGGCTACATCCAATTCGGTCACTTTACCCTGTGTTACGAAGTTGGCAATCTCCTTCTGGCCGCCATCGCTGTAGTATTGCGAAGTGAAATACCCTCCAGTGATGCTCCAGTACGCCGGGTCAAGGGCTGC
The window above is part of the Paenibacillus sp. FSL H8-0048 genome. Proteins encoded here:
- a CDS encoding S-layer homology domain-containing protein; translated protein: MKRRRFNRSLALLLSVVMAFSLQMGGGGTVFAGEASNVIENTTTGVRYADVGTALSNAADGQTVALISDVTLGDAISYSRSGVGVTLDLNGYRIVREVYGGGETGTDGAVYVSAGVLTICDTSAAADGYIDYINNGGYSGSGLNLGAGGTVKLLSGGILGTGQSVFAHDAGSRFEMSGGVVYGSGDHVGSEAIAAVSGAYVTISGGFVGTKNPGAAMIWSGAALDPAYWSITGGYFTSQYYSDGGQKEIANFVTQGKVTELDVARTYAAISGTTEYKYHLTMPRTVVFDGNGGDSPVPTLVTDLSGKLEVLPGDAVKSGAEFIGWFTMASGGEQVTADYIFNRDMTVYAQYRGPGIDYKTEQFSGLTPGASYKLTDTTSVTGATYVTADASGKIAIDEAWLSGTWSLEEDTEGGTPAWSISLPSRPAAPTGVNAGSVSQAGAADGKLTGLNTNMQYRIKGTGPWITATGPAATGLEAGTYEVRTAAASSSFASAATEVTVGVTVPPALTAAGDNENNLVKLNWTSSLAGQEYYMVYQRDTGGDGLDEFQSIPLKNDIKVLNVYPDMPGSDGLQNWMSTWGNPSGYTMQVDKVSMSEFNGSDPGANYAHYLAKDANGAYAYDVLYFGAWDANNRRDLSGESHEAVEAFIRYGGGVLMGHDTASFYHTHLIDLAAKYLNLDVNFQEGYYNPDIPTTGGTRVGVERRGFPMNYPYALGDVGTVLTVPQSHSYFQFAKGDVWFKYVSPDWGSTREINTYNGKPGTNNFYLTTWNNAALIQTGHSNGSATEDEQKILANTLFYLAQTSTSNSFDDRMSQDVAAPDPVSGQAILTYDSASGQPVLTWNEPKDNGSSYAYYLKATSYVDGTSRQSSETTATVTTGVQGYAVTVDTDPEGNVPGNTVTTATYSYAIPGALERGVTYYAHIKTIDRAGNVSGVYTVPFNNDASGLTAVSTDPSGRANDGKTRLSVQETVLPGNRLLYLNVQDGILQVPGLGEELSGYTVLPDNGLIEAVNGDKLAVAEVDASGKVVRFGLAVAKVLPSPAVLPVVSVDPAGTENNGKTRMIAGACSGNKLVYVNFARGEVTEPSQGQELTGYTELPADGVIPAERGDRIGIAEVDADGKVIRYGVAEAEVSSETEAKGLSAAASDPAGSGTDGKTRVSASAASGNKLVYVNFKREPVRVPDTGSSLEGLGYAELAADGLVDAQNGDSLGIAEVDASGKVVRFAALQAVVEAEDAAKGLTAAATDPAGAGTDGKTKLSVQTPAGAGNKLVYLNFGRHAVQKPGTGDILEGYLAIPEDGLIPAVDGDHIGVAEIDASGKVVKYGTATAQVVSDSAAGGLSVASSDPAGASNDGLTLISAQAKAGNALLYVNFGQGLLLTPETGELLSGYSKLPENGLIAAREGDRIAVAEVDASGRVVRFGWVKAIVADEPVVVPPVETTPSPTPEPAATPASGGGTGPAATPTPAAPAKPSTQSVEVLVNGKVEYAGIATITRVNQQVVTTIDVDPAKLQAKLDAAGRGAVVTIPWTAASDIVVGQLTGQMVQNMEDQEATLILDTPAGAYKIPASQIRMARLAGQLGSDVKLEDITLQVHIELFSAEAAKAAEAKAAKQGATLIAAPVTFTVNAVYAGKSIEIKDYSIYVERTVALPQGVDPNRITTGVVLEPDGTLRHVPTKVTKVNDMYYAQINSVTNSDYGVLWHPLEFADVASHWSKDAVNDMGSRLVINGVGEGAFHPNADITRAEFAAILVRGLGLRLEQGTSAFRDVDSSAWYASAVNTAYRMGLISGYEDNTFRPQGKITRQEAMTMTARAMSITGLKIKVDGADAAKVLQPYKDASAVAGWAKEAAAYSVASQVMKGRTASSLNPQAFITRAEVAAVIQRLLQQSGLI
- a CDS encoding STM3941 family protein, whose product is MMDNRRYNDGGYQPFVVAASRVKILLMLAGALLFVIVGIQFLVWSQGVTPDLAILLLTLGIVCTVLFGLSALVLLIMLLRRTPLIVVDAQGIDDQSSAIPAGRLMWEEISDIRLIRYSGQKNICIYLTDPKAYLARQRGWRRWLMAINQRLVGTPVNIAGQSMGVSLEQVYEEMELRRRLWAGQW